In Aedes albopictus strain Foshan chromosome 3, AalbF5, whole genome shotgun sequence, the genomic window taggtcataaatggtcaaaatttcattgcaatcggttcattgaatccggagatataacagcccaaagttagctatcgaataattttaccttttccaagaatctttataacttcgtggagaatggcctgttctcttccaaatttggaccactgatatacaactagttgatgaacttacagtaaaaatttgagaatatttgatgcacttttcgaaaagttacagctagttgaacattttttgaaaagtgaaaattttgcctgtcccgatcattttgtctatcccctgtatcttaaGAAATGAATACTTttcagtacaatgctcaatggacctctgtgatgttacaacgtatcggtaatgtagcaataaaccgttggctatgtttgtagttcttgtggcctttactcgcggaagttcttggagatcaaaattggaggtcaagTTTGAAAATTATTAATtcacagaacaatgctccgtagacctgtaggatgttgaacagtatcaatgatgtaacaacaatcaatcgattacgctcgtagatataaaagcctttactcgcgaaagttcctgggtgtcctggaacatctttctctacaccaccatgcttcgtggacctgtagggtgttgacagtctccttgattcttcatttcgtccgtctagacagtccttaacaccccaaaatatcctttGCGATCTTCCTttgaaacagtatgcactctgctccccataacccatcccttgtccccttccccactaacccctagattcaacccactaccacccctccccctccccccccttTCCTTATTAACTCACTAAAACAAACCTCGAATATCTAAAGGTGAGGACAtttgaaatattttcagatctccctcagtttttttttacacggattcccgaattagcacggtattttttacacggtttcgcgaattaacacggttttttttacacggtttcgcgaattaacacggttttttttacacggttctttttacacgggacgtatcccccgtgtaaaaaaagaccttagtgtattctTTTGAAGGTCAACAGGCACACCCAGACCATTGCATTGGACCAGTTCTAGACCATCCAAACTGTCCAAAAGCTAAGAACACAAACAATGTTGTCACAATGTTAattgtccatatacggtggcgcctttgtttacatgcggcaAACGaaagaaaagtttgcttcattgatccattgtaTTGGTGTTTGCCAGGGGGattgacacttcctttgctaaccgcaAGAATCTGCATTTACCCTTTGCtataaccgtcgttaaccgcgtctgactgctgctcagttagcagcggttagcgacggttaggaacggataatgcggattttccggttagagaaggatatgtcattccccttggtattTGCTCATACCAGTTTGCGAAGCACAGTGTGATTAGCATTGAGCAAATTGTTTTCCGTGACTGTTTCTATCTGTCTGTTTTAATACTCTAATCCATCTAGCAAATTTATCATATACTAAAAAAGGAAACTTTCATCAGGAAACCGAGTTTTAAATTGAACTGATAAAACGCCAATATAACAGCATGGCTACACAAATTGAGGTCAAGCTCATGGGTGAGCTCAACTGGAACTCTACTCCATCAATTCTCTCACCTATGAACGTAGAAGCAGCTTCAAGATTCAGGACCTTCCAGCCGACAGCTATGACCTGCAGCAAAGAGAGGTAAGCAAGCCGACGGACTTAACAATCGCAACCTTTTATCGATCAACAACTTCCCAATCTAGCTCCTGCCACGTGTTCTGCAGACGGCTCTTCATCTGCATACTCCTCGTTGCCGTAGTCGTTCTCTCGTCGGTCGTCTTCGCCGTCAACAACTACCCTTCTACCAAGCCAGAAGTCTGCCACACTAAAGAATGCCTCCGTGCGGCGGCCGCCTTCAAGCAGAACATGAACCTCCAAGCGGACCCGTGCGATGACTTCTACTCCTACGTCTGCGGAAACTGGACTGACGATCATCCCCGTCCGGCGCAGCATAAATACTACAACTGGTACGAAGAACGTCAGACGAAGATCTATCGAAACATACGAATGCATCTGGAAGCCAACGTCAGCCAATCGGATCCGAAGCCGGTTGCCCAGGCCAAGGTCATGTACAAGGCGTGCCGGAGCGGAGCTGATCGGTATTCGGAGTTTACAGAAGTTAAGCATTACATGGAGGAGTTCGGCCTTCCGTTGATTCCGACGTTGTTGAATGGGACCAAGACTTCCTTGCTGAAGTACGATTTCGACTGGGTTAGCTCGGTGGCTAAGATCCAGAGAAAGCTGGGGTTGGACGTGATCGTGGGGTTCAACATCGTACCAGACCACCAGAACAAAGACCGAAACCGGTTGACTTTGAATCACCAATTCGAATCGGTCAATCCGAGATTTCCGTGAGTTTTTGGGGTTGTAAATTAACAGTTGCTCACCTAATTACTTGTATTTTACTATCGGCAGTACGTACGAATGGTCTAAGCTGTACGCGAAGGCTTACGATCGTCGGCCGGTCGCTGTACGATCCAGTTCGCAGGATACCGATGAGTCAAACGATACTATGGAACTGGCGAAATCGTTCGCGAACTTGATCGCGGCAATTCATCCAAGCTTCGATACCAGTAAGAGAGGCAAGAAAATGTATTTTTTGGCTGAGGTATTTGAAAAGTTTAATCGATCGCTTCCTAAGGTACGGTAACAGTAGAATTTCTCAATGAGCCTTTGTCAATAAATTTAATTTCAGCCCCTAGATTCAGAAGACGAATCCGAGCCTGAGTACTACACCGTTCAACAGCTCCAGAACGCAACTGATCATCATATCAAACATAACGAATCCTATCCTGTGTGGCAGCGCTACCTAGATACCCTGTTCGCCAACCAGCCCAATATGACACGTTCCGGAGACAAAAAGCTGCAGATGACTCCAGAGAACGTTGAATTTCTCGGACAGCTGATCGACGTAGTTTCCAATCAACCTCCGGTCTTCATCGAACTGTACGTTTGGAAACGGGTAGCCTCGTTCCTGATGGAGCACGAGTTTAGCGACGCCACACTGGAGGAGGAGTGCGCCCAGGTGGTCCATAAACTGATGGGACTAGCCGTAAGCTATGCGATCGCGGACAACAGCTTCCTGGAGCGGACCAAACCTCGCGTAGAGCAGATGTTGACCGACATACGGAACGAGTTCAACCAGATGGTGCTGGACACGGATTGGATGGATGCCGATGCGAAGTACAGTTCGGTGGAGAAGTCCAATAATATGAAGTCATTGGTCGGATTCCCCGCATGGCTACTGAAGAAAAAGAAGCTAGAGGAGCACTATGCAGGGGTATGGGTAGAGTTGAAGGTCTATTAAGGTTAGACGATAAAAGTGTATTTCCCTTTACAGCTGGAGATCAATTCAACCAGTCACGTAGTGAACTGGGTAACCGCGTGGGAGTTCATGAACACGGGATTGCTGAAATCGTGGCAGCATAAGAACAATGAGATGTGGGACATGAATCCAACGCAGGTCAATGCGTATTATGTCTTAGAGCAGAATGTCATCTGTG contains:
- the LOC109418397 gene encoding LOW QUALITY PROTEIN: endothelin-converting enzyme 1-like (The sequence of the model RefSeq protein was modified relative to this genomic sequence to represent the inferred CDS: inserted 1 base in 1 codon; deleted 1 base in 1 codon); amino-acid sequence: MATQIEVKLMGELNWNSTPSILSPMNVEAASRFRTFQPTAMTCSKESSCHVFCRRLFICILLVAVVVLSSVVFAVNNYPSTKPEVCHTKECLRAAAAFKQNMNLQADPCDDFYSYVCGNWTDDHPRPAQHKYYNWYEERQTKIYRNIRMHLEANVSQSDPKPVAQAKVMYKACRSGADRYSEFTEVKHYMEEFGLPLIPTLLNGTKTSLLKYDFDWVSSVAKIQRKLGLDVIVGFNIVPDHQNKDRNRLTLNHQFESVNPRFPTYEWSKLYAKAYDRRPVAVRSSSQDTDESNDTMELAKSFANLIAAIHPSFDTSKRGKKMYFLAEVFEKFNRSLPKPLDSEDESEPEYYTVQQLQNATDHHIKHNESYPVWQRYLDTLFANQPNMTRSGDKKLQMTPENVEFLGQLIDVVSNQPPVFIELYVWKRVASFLMEHEFSDATLEEECAQVVHKLMGLAVSYAIADNSFLERTKPRVEQMLTDIRNEFNQMVLDTDWMDADAKYSSVEKSNNMKSLVGFPAWLLKKKKLEEHYAGLEINSTSHVVNWVTAWEFMNTGLLKSWQHKNNEMWDMNPTQVNAYYVLEQNVIYIPVAIIQYPFYYLGLDALNYGALGKTLGHEITHGFDNDGRQYDKFGNEKRWWSDRXPTRVRQTSPMSGGTVQLVLRAGGGSFYQRHADAGREYCDNGGLREAFRAYRTYVKRNGPEPVLPGFEHFSHEQLLFISFGNVSSL